In the genome of Leptolyngbya subtilissima AS-A7, one region contains:
- a CDS encoding GUN4 domain-containing protein, whose product MTPTPPLGPNAPLNERVAELLLKAIAAGGLTAGGATAFWQLIKDDGSILKAIASAVIGLGIAYGTTLLKPIDKGNRRRLEQAGQAIDQGIDRRTEQVTTRLSGFEDWYLQCQAWDCQSYRPEGMIQYSGIPKGNDRRTAITTPLLEEVFVPLELDYSGTLPGFKAAESFNPQELEPATNIKIWHFLREAEQTKPFRQLVILAWGGYGKTTLLKHIAYIYATKQNSRHQVKKRIPVLLVLRKYRDLLASENVPDLPTLITERHIPSLPKEGRDMPVPTNWATDVLRRGDAVIMLDGFDEVAKDQRPAVANWINTQMRRYGNSVFIVTSRPKAYRDQDAAHSLELSTALWVRDFDATQRHDFVARWYQCQERYAHGGRDTPDVKQLANEAAQDLLCQIEDRQELKDLAKNPLLINMIVTFHRRYPGARLPQRRVELYKEICQLQLRDRPRARQLDTLLTQCEAQTVLQMLALHMMQQRIERIAQYDMRQILTYCLAQQDEPINAVEFLDQVVQISELLVQQEDEYEFAHLSFQEYLAAAEVARTQQEALLYDRFEDDWWKPTILLYAAQIKPARLMRQMIDRGATDLVYVCWQDTTKRLDPALEEELRGLKQTVAASRYQQLEQYLKTGQWEEADKETYRLMITAVGKEEGQYFEPDELLSFPCEELLMIDRLWVKHSQGRFGFSVQKEIYLSKEVGGIADGMYYKEVFKGFGDRVGWRENGNWKFPIKYDTSASKDTSALKGHLPWFCVWDVRAAYGRVGLVGVIFFRIETCKL is encoded by the coding sequence ATGACACCAACCCCGCCCCTAGGCCCTAACGCTCCCTTGAATGAGCGAGTGGCCGAACTGTTGCTTAAAGCGATCGCTGCTGGGGGCCTGACCGCAGGTGGGGCAACCGCTTTTTGGCAACTCATCAAAGATGATGGCAGCATTCTTAAAGCGATTGCCTCTGCGGTGATCGGCCTAGGCATTGCCTATGGAACAACGCTGCTCAAACCCATCGACAAAGGCAATCGGCGGCGGCTAGAGCAGGCCGGGCAAGCCATCGACCAGGGCATAGACCGTAGAACCGAGCAGGTCACGACTCGCCTCAGCGGATTTGAAGACTGGTATCTGCAATGCCAAGCATGGGATTGCCAGTCGTACCGCCCGGAAGGCATGATCCAGTACTCAGGTATTCCAAAAGGCAACGACAGACGTACTGCCATAACGACTCCTCTGCTGGAGGAAGTGTTTGTGCCTCTAGAGCTGGATTACAGCGGCACATTACCTGGTTTTAAAGCAGCAGAGTCGTTCAATCCTCAAGAACTGGAACCAGCTACAAACATTAAAATCTGGCACTTTTTGCGTGAGGCCGAGCAAACGAAACCCTTTCGCCAGTTGGTAATACTAGCCTGGGGTGGCTACGGCAAAACCACGCTACTCAAGCACATCGCCTACATTTACGCTACTAAGCAGAACAGTCGTCATCAGGTCAAAAAGCGGATTCCGGTATTGCTGGTGCTGCGCAAGTATCGCGACCTGCTAGCCAGCGAGAACGTGCCCGACCTGCCAACACTCATTACCGAACGTCATATCCCCAGCTTGCCAAAAGAAGGCAGAGACATGCCCGTACCCACTAACTGGGCAACGGATGTGCTGCGCCGGGGAGATGCGGTGATTATGCTTGACGGTTTTGACGAAGTTGCGAAAGACCAACGCCCTGCGGTAGCAAACTGGATTAACACCCAAATGCGCCGCTACGGCAATTCAGTTTTTATCGTCACCTCGCGGCCAAAAGCCTACCGCGACCAAGACGCTGCCCACAGCCTAGAGCTTTCGACCGCTCTTTGGGTGCGCGACTTTGATGCCACCCAGCGGCACGATTTTGTCGCCCGATGGTACCAGTGCCAAGAGCGCTACGCCCACGGCGGCAGAGATACCCCCGATGTAAAACAACTTGCCAACGAAGCTGCCCAAGACTTGTTGTGCCAGATTGAAGACCGCCAAGAACTAAAAGACTTGGCCAAAAATCCACTGCTGATAAATATGATCGTCACCTTTCATCGGCGGTATCCTGGGGCGCGGCTGCCCCAGCGACGGGTGGAGCTGTACAAAGAAATTTGCCAGTTGCAATTGAGAGATCGCCCCCGTGCCCGCCAACTGGATACGCTACTAACCCAGTGTGAGGCTCAAACCGTGCTGCAAATGCTGGCACTGCACATGATGCAGCAGCGAATTGAACGCATTGCCCAATATGATATGCGGCAGATTTTGACCTATTGCCTGGCGCAACAGGATGAACCAATTAACGCTGTCGAGTTTCTCGACCAAGTGGTGCAAATTAGCGAACTGCTGGTGCAGCAAGAAGACGAGTACGAGTTTGCCCATTTGAGCTTTCAAGAATACTTAGCTGCTGCCGAAGTTGCCCGCACTCAGCAAGAGGCTCTGCTGTATGACCGCTTTGAGGATGATTGGTGGAAGCCCACAATTTTGCTCTATGCAGCTCAGATAAAACCTGCTCGGTTAATGCGGCAAATGATCGACCGGGGAGCTACCGACCTTGTCTACGTTTGCTGGCAAGACACTACCAAACGTTTAGACCCAGCGCTAGAAGAAGAACTTAGGGGATTGAAGCAAACTGTAGCCGCCTCTCGCTACCAGCAGTTGGAGCAGTATTTGAAAACCGGCCAGTGGGAAGAAGCCGATAAGGAAACCTATCGCCTGATGATTACTGCCGTGGGCAAAGAAGAGGGACAGTATTTTGAGCCTGATGAGTTACTGAGCTTTCCCTGTGAGGAGCTTTTAATGATCGACAGGCTGTGGGTGAAGCATAGCCAAGGCAGGTTTGGCTTTAGTGTGCAAAAGGAGATCTATCTGTCAAAAGAGGTCGGCGGCATTGCAGATGGAATGTACTACAAAGAGGTTTTTAAAGGATTTGGAGATCGTGTGGGCTGGCGAGAAAACGGCAACTGGAAGTTCCCTATAAAATATGACACCTCTGCTTCTAAGGACACCTCTGCTCTTAAGGGGCACCTCCCCTGGTTTTGTGTGTGGGATGTGCGAGCTGCCTATGGGAGGGTGGGATTGGTGGGGGTTATCTTCTTTCGCATCGAGACTTGTAAACTTTAG
- a CDS encoding collagen-like protein, which translates to MKRALAFVLAPLCLGLVTTLPLPTLNGCSMLAWAQETRTYGSDGSDGRSGRSGRDGEAGPSQTTVADGTSVSFTLAGSDGEDGENGENGYRPSCGGQPRNVNYNLRAPDGGSGGNGGSGGSGGSGGNLTVYYGDRAALQRLSVDARGGRSGRGGRGGNGTIGCRCAVHEWEIQTCTGTPGQADYQCRANRYRCYDGSSGANGSFGRDGAAGADGQLWIVNQLEPLLSETPAIAVGLQTLVDQPVRLSRNLWAEKSGANALLAPGSRVNDIYREYTGRVEGDVSLIWQAPRPLESFAGGDVRTEIQPDGSLTATFPDSLWADYTTSRQADQLTITVTNAVRASDVTRLALGGVQGSGANLKAVVLDLAGESAYLTTQFRLTLKTTDGDPSDDRRLRYVTVYDDVVPAELVSLSGNRFELALGRLPIDRGPLTRGKYAQIEITAVRSLGTNSAEQSISWQGQF; encoded by the coding sequence ATGAAACGCGCCCTTGCCTTTGTCCTGGCCCCGCTTTGTCTAGGTCTTGTAACCACCCTGCCGCTGCCGACATTAAACGGTTGCTCGATGCTGGCCTGGGCGCAAGAAACCCGCACCTACGGCAGCGATGGCAGCGATGGCCGCAGCGGGCGATCGGGGCGTGATGGTGAGGCGGGGCCGAGCCAAACTACTGTGGCCGATGGCACCTCTGTCAGCTTTACCCTCGCTGGCAGTGATGGCGAAGACGGTGAGAATGGCGAAAACGGCTATCGCCCCTCCTGTGGAGGTCAGCCCCGCAACGTTAACTACAATCTGCGCGCCCCCGACGGTGGCTCTGGCGGCAACGGCGGCAGCGGTGGCAGCGGCGGCAGCGGCGGCAATCTGACGGTTTACTATGGCGATCGCGCGGCTCTGCAACGGCTTTCGGTAGATGCTCGCGGCGGGCGATCGGGGCGCGGCGGACGCGGCGGCAACGGCACCATCGGCTGTCGCTGTGCTGTGCACGAGTGGGAAATTCAAACCTGCACCGGCACCCCTGGCCAGGCTGACTATCAATGCCGGGCGAACCGCTACCGTTGCTACGACGGCAGCAGCGGTGCCAACGGTTCCTTTGGCCGCGACGGGGCTGCCGGTGCCGATGGCCAGCTGTGGATTGTCAACCAGCTTGAGCCGCTGCTGAGCGAAACCCCAGCGATCGCGGTGGGGCTGCAAACTTTGGTCGACCAACCCGTGCGTCTCTCTCGCAACCTATGGGCTGAAAAATCGGGAGCCAACGCCCTGCTGGCACCGGGGTCGCGGGTCAACGACATCTACCGCGAATACACCGGCCGCGTAGAAGGAGATGTCAGCCTCATTTGGCAGGCCCCCCGACCCCTGGAAAGTTTTGCGGGGGGCGACGTGCGGACCGAGATTCAGCCCGATGGGTCGCTGACTGCCACTTTCCCCGACAGCCTTTGGGCCGACTACACCACCAGTCGCCAAGCTGATCAGCTCACCATCACCGTCACCAATGCGGTGCGGGCCAGCGATGTCACCCGTCTGGCTTTGGGAGGGGTGCAGGGCAGCGGTGCCAACCTCAAAGCCGTGGTGCTCGACCTGGCCGGTGAGTCGGCCTACCTGACTACCCAATTTCGCCTGACGCTGAAAACTACCGACGGCGACCCCAGTGACGATCGCCGCCTGCGCTATGTCACGGTTTACGACGATGTGGTGCCAGCAGAACTGGTGAGCCTATCGGGCAACCGCTTTGAGCTAGCCCTGGGTCGCCTGCCCATCGATCGCGGCCCCCTGACCCGGGGCAAGTACGCCCAGATTGAGATTACGGCGGTGCGATCGCTGGGGACTAACAGTGCTGAGCAGTCGATTTCGTGGCAGGGGCAGTTTTAG
- a CDS encoding amylo-alpha-1,6-glucosidase: MTISLGRHLCGNAAIATQQEWLVTNGIGGYGSGTVAGVLTRHYHGLLVAALKPPLERTLLVTKVDETATYLGQSHTLYCDRWTDGTLQPEGFLYLESFRLEGTIPIWVYAIADARLEKRVWMEPGANTTYVRYTVSRASAPMDLTLKVLVNHRHHHHSTQGKGWQMAIADCPQGLRIQAKGNVEPFYLLSETAPAIPAHTWNNGYSLAVETYRGIHPYDDHLHVATFAPTLGQGQSFTLVATTEAEADRSGQSALLRRLAHEQHLTTQGKTAQPDDSPPAWVSQLVLAADQFIVSRPITALEANDSTGARDFEGTPTPLPLGNFAPVASLQDEVKQEIPTASQPADEAAEWSDLTSASPGKTVIAGYPWFGDWGRDTMIALSGLTLTTGRPALARLILQTFARFLDQGMLPNAFPENGQAPHYNTVDATLWYFEALRAYHHATADTGLIEELFPQLQDVITWHCKGTRHGIQVDATDGLLSAGEPGVQLTWMDAKVGDWVVTPRIGKPVEVNALWYNALLVMADFAGILGQPVGQFQELASQTRHGFQRFWSDDLGYCYDLLDGPDGKDAALRPNQIFAVSLPDAALGEPCLSAEQQRAVVNVVAQRLLTSHGLRSLDPAHPDYRGHYGGDLVQRDGAYHQGTVWSWLIGPFVQAHWRVYQDADLAHSFLDPLVHHLHGGGCLGSISEIFDGDAPMEPRGTFAQAWSVAEVLRVSALLRPLMKE; this comes from the coding sequence ATGACTATTTCCTTGGGGCGTCACCTGTGTGGCAATGCGGCGATCGCTACCCAGCAGGAATGGCTGGTGACTAACGGCATCGGCGGCTATGGCTCTGGCACGGTGGCTGGGGTGCTGACGCGTCACTACCATGGGCTGCTGGTGGCCGCGCTCAAGCCGCCGCTGGAGCGCACCCTGCTGGTGACCAAGGTTGACGAAACCGCAACTTACTTAGGTCAGTCCCACACGCTGTACTGCGATCGCTGGACCGATGGCACGCTGCAACCCGAGGGCTTTCTGTACCTAGAGTCGTTTCGGCTAGAGGGCACCATCCCAATCTGGGTCTATGCGATCGCCGATGCCCGACTCGAAAAGCGCGTTTGGATGGAGCCGGGGGCCAACACCACCTACGTGCGTTACACCGTCAGCCGCGCCAGCGCCCCTATGGACCTCACCCTAAAAGTGCTGGTCAATCACCGCCATCACCACCACAGCACCCAGGGCAAGGGCTGGCAAATGGCGATCGCAGACTGTCCCCAGGGCCTGCGCATTCAGGCCAAAGGAAACGTTGAGCCTTTCTACTTGCTTAGCGAAACCGCCCCAGCTATACCCGCCCACACCTGGAACAACGGCTACAGCCTCGCCGTAGAAACCTACCGGGGCATTCACCCCTACGACGACCACCTGCACGTTGCTACCTTTGCCCCTACCCTGGGCCAGGGTCAGTCATTTACTCTGGTGGCCACCACCGAGGCCGAGGCCGATCGCTCAGGGCAAAGTGCCCTACTCCGCCGCCTGGCCCACGAGCAACATTTGACGACCCAGGGCAAGACGGCTCAACCCGACGACTCGCCGCCCGCCTGGGTAAGCCAGCTAGTCTTGGCTGCTGATCAGTTTATTGTCAGCCGTCCCATTACAGCGCTTGAAGCTAACGACTCCACTGGGGCCAGGGATTTCGAAGGCACCCCTACCCCCCTCCCATTGGGGAACTTTGCGCCTGTCGCCAGTCTGCAGGATGAGGTGAAACAGGAGATCCCCACTGCTTCCCAACCAGCAGATGAGGCGGCAGAATGGTCTGACCTCACCTCTGCCAGCCCAGGCAAAACCGTAATTGCGGGCTACCCCTGGTTTGGTGACTGGGGCCGCGACACCATGATCGCCCTGTCCGGGTTGACCTTGACCACCGGGCGTCCGGCTTTGGCTCGGCTGATTTTGCAGACCTTTGCCCGCTTTCTTGACCAGGGCATGTTGCCCAATGCCTTTCCTGAGAATGGCCAAGCGCCCCACTACAACACCGTAGATGCCACCCTCTGGTACTTTGAGGCCCTGCGCGCTTACCACCACGCCACCGCAGATACGGGGTTGATCGAAGAACTCTTTCCCCAGCTTCAGGATGTAATTACCTGGCACTGCAAAGGCACCCGCCACGGCATTCAAGTCGATGCCACCGATGGGCTACTCTCCGCCGGGGAGCCGGGAGTGCAGCTCACCTGGATGGATGCCAAGGTAGGCGACTGGGTGGTCACCCCCCGCATTGGCAAGCCGGTAGAGGTCAACGCCCTGTGGTACAACGCTCTGTTGGTGATGGCCGATTTTGCGGGAATTTTGGGTCAGCCCGTCGGGCAGTTTCAGGAGTTGGCGTCCCAAACCCGCCACGGGTTTCAGCGCTTTTGGAGTGACGATCTGGGCTACTGCTACGACCTGCTGGATGGCCCTGATGGCAAAGATGCGGCCCTGCGGCCCAACCAAATTTTTGCCGTCTCCCTCCCCGATGCCGCTTTGGGAGAACCTTGCCTAAGTGCCGAGCAGCAGCGGGCGGTGGTAAATGTGGTGGCCCAGCGACTGCTGACCTCCCACGGGCTGCGATCGCTCGATCCGGCCCACCCCGACTATCGCGGCCACTACGGCGGCGACCTGGTGCAGCGCGACGGAGCCTACCACCAGGGCACCGTCTGGAGCTGGCTAATTGGCCCCTTTGTACAGGCTCACTGGCGGGTCTACCAAGATGCCGATCTGGCCCACAGCTTTCTCGACCCGCTGGTTCACCACCTGCACGGCGGGGGCTGCCTAGGCAGCATCAGCGAAATCTTTGACGGCGACGCCCCTATGGAGCCACGCGGCACATTTGCCCAGGCCTGGTCAGTGGCAGAGGTGCTGCGGGTAAGCGCACTGCTCAGACCGTTGATGAAGGAGTAG
- a CDS encoding metal ABC transporter substrate-binding protein, with the protein MSKRWGAAIALAVGLVGCSGNSGPVAESEAEAPVAADSPVVVATTSVLCDLTQQIAENTVTLTCLLDPGTDPHTYQVKPSDRQALEQADLILYDGYGSAPTLIEMVEGSTTEAPRVAVYEQAVPTPLMSTHDHEADHAETDDHAHEPSAEAAQEHSDESADHTDEAVAPDPHIWHSATHNAAMASVIANRLAETNPDQADLYAENASRLVSQFEEINRWIQTQVATIPADQRQLVTTHDSFGYFADAYGFEVKGALSGLSTDQKPTPGALTALVEQVKAAQVPAIFAETTTNPQLIETVAKDAGVTVAEQPLFVEGPGGPGSAAETMQDVLVVNTCVVVEALGGSCDRDSAPI; encoded by the coding sequence ATGTCGAAGCGTTGGGGTGCTGCGATCGCCCTGGCAGTAGGGCTAGTCGGGTGTAGCGGCAACAGCGGCCCGGTTGCAGAATCCGAAGCCGAGGCCCCGGTGGCAGCAGACAGTCCAGTGGTCGTCGCCACAACCAGCGTGCTCTGCGACCTCACCCAGCAGATCGCTGAAAACACCGTCACCCTCACTTGCCTGCTCGACCCCGGTACCGACCCCCACACCTACCAGGTCAAACCCTCCGATCGCCAGGCCTTAGAGCAGGCTGACCTGATTCTCTACGACGGCTACGGCTCGGCCCCCACCTTAATCGAGATGGTAGAAGGCAGCACCACTGAGGCACCGCGGGTGGCGGTGTACGAACAAGCGGTACCGACGCCCCTAATGAGCACTCACGACCACGAAGCCGACCACGCGGAAACCGATGATCATGCTCACGAACCCAGCGCCGAGGCAGCCCAGGAACACAGCGATGAGTCTGCTGACCACACCGATGAGGCAGTAGCGCCTGATCCGCACATCTGGCACAGCGCTACCCACAACGCCGCCATGGCATCAGTAATCGCCAATCGCCTAGCTGAAACGAACCCTGACCAAGCCGATCTCTACGCCGAGAACGCCAGCCGTCTAGTCTCACAGTTCGAAGAAATCAACCGCTGGATTCAAACGCAGGTGGCCACCATACCCGCTGACCAGCGCCAACTAGTGACAACCCACGATTCCTTTGGCTACTTTGCCGATGCCTATGGTTTCGAGGTCAAAGGCGCGCTCAGCGGCCTCAGCACCGACCAAAAGCCAACGCCCGGTGCACTCACGGCACTAGTTGAGCAGGTCAAAGCCGCCCAGGTACCTGCTATTTTTGCCGAAACCACCACCAACCCCCAGCTGATTGAAACCGTCGCCAAGGATGCGGGAGTGACTGTAGCGGAACAACCCCTCTTTGTGGAAGGGCCAGGTGGCCCTGGCAGTGCCGCCGAAACTATGCAGGATGTGCTGGTGGTAAATACTTGCGTGGTGGTCGAGGCGCTGGGGGGAAGCTGCGATCGCGACAGTGCGCCGATTTAG
- a CDS encoding metal ABC transporter ATP-binding protein: MLEVQNLSVNYRGMPALENVSLSLGTGELVGLIGPNGAGKSTLIQALLGLVPCRGQVLFQGAPLRRRRRSVAYVPQRSRIDWDYPITAGQVAMMAQSALAGWFRRPSRRAKQRVTVALERVDMLHLCDRPIGQLSGGQQQRVFLARALAQDADLLLLDEPFTGIDKKTEALMLAIFAELQAEGKTLVVCSHEWGDALHRYDRLLLLNRCLLADDTPQAVMTFDNIQRAYGQGPEPSGAIASYADFFC; the protein is encoded by the coding sequence ATGCTAGAGGTTCAAAACCTGTCTGTCAACTACCGGGGAATGCCGGCCCTAGAGAACGTTTCTCTCTCCCTAGGGACGGGAGAACTGGTGGGATTGATCGGCCCTAACGGCGCGGGCAAAAGCACCTTGATTCAAGCGCTGCTGGGGCTGGTGCCCTGTCGGGGGCAGGTGCTCTTTCAGGGCGCACCGCTGCGGCGACGGCGGCGGTCGGTGGCCTACGTACCCCAGCGATCGCGCATCGACTGGGACTACCCAATTACTGCCGGGCAGGTGGCGATGATGGCCCAATCGGCGCTGGCAGGATGGTTTCGGCGGCCCAGTCGGCGGGCAAAGCAGCGAGTCACGGTGGCTCTGGAACGGGTGGATATGCTGCATTTGTGCGATCGCCCCATTGGTCAGCTCTCCGGCGGTCAGCAGCAGCGCGTGTTTCTCGCCCGCGCCCTGGCCCAAGATGCCGACCTGCTGCTGCTCGACGAGCCCTTCACCGGCATTGATAAAAAGACCGAAGCTCTAATGCTGGCGATCTTTGCCGAACTCCAGGCCGAGGGCAAAACCTTGGTGGTGTGCAGCCACGAGTGGGGCGACGCCCTACACCGCTACGATCGCCTGCTGCTGCTCAACCGCTGCCTGCTAGCCGATGACACCCCTCAAGCGGTGATGACCTTTGACAACATTCAGCGGGCCTACGGCCAGGGACCAGAACCCAGCGGAGCGATCGCCTCCTACGCCGACTTCTTTTGCTGA
- a CDS encoding glutathione S-transferase family protein yields MTQYTLYGPTISTYVRTVRMILAETNTPYDFKEVDIFSDRDPEYLAKHPFGKVPTLEVDREPLYETCAIVEYLDTVVGNRTFTPADPMGQARMRQIMGIVDSYLYAPAISTITIQRLIVPSQGGQPDEAAVAEATPKAKTALEAIEAIASCSPYLLGPTITLADFYLMPVMLYLSKTPEFAAVTGQIPKLNAWWAEVSHRPSFLEVIA; encoded by the coding sequence ATGACCCAATATACGCTCTACGGACCGACTATTAGCACCTACGTGCGCACCGTCCGCATGATTTTAGCGGAGACCAACACGCCCTACGATTTCAAAGAGGTCGATATCTTTAGCGATCGCGACCCTGAATACCTTGCCAAGCATCCCTTTGGCAAGGTGCCCACTCTAGAGGTGGATAGGGAACCGCTCTACGAAACCTGCGCCATTGTGGAATATCTCGACACGGTAGTGGGCAATCGCACCTTCACCCCCGCCGACCCCATGGGCCAGGCCCGCATGCGCCAAATCATGGGAATCGTCGATAGCTATCTCTACGCCCCGGCCATTAGCACAATCACCATTCAGCGACTGATTGTGCCCAGTCAAGGCGGGCAACCCGACGAGGCTGCTGTGGCCGAAGCTACCCCTAAGGCGAAGACTGCACTGGAGGCAATTGAGGCGATCGCCTCCTGTAGCCCTTACCTGCTTGGCCCCACCATTACTTTGGCCGACTTCTATCTGATGCCGGTGATGCTCTATCTGTCTAAGACGCCAGAATTTGCCGCCGTCACTGGCCAAATCCCCAAACTCAATGCCTGGTGGGCTGAGGTCAGTCATCGCCCCAGCTTTTTAGAGGTGATTGCCTAG
- a CDS encoding NAD-dependent epimerase/dehydratase family protein, which translates to MRVLVTGSRGVVGSQVVSDLTSLDYEVVEYDLAQGQDILDPNSLFHSAKECNAIIHSAALLGLPEQSDTDIMAVNLQGTWNVLSVAKKLSIPRVVFLSSVDALGVFKGERSPDYLPLDDSHPCYAATPYAISKYLAEVMCRQFSASADVSVVCLRPPGVWTEETYSWIQSERAKHAQFEWHPFWEYGAFIDVRDLSQACICALTCDVDRFTCLLVSSADITTSGRTSRQLVEFVLPDVEWRGGINYETAPFRSLLDIENAKSSLGWTPKHSWQSYVARCG; encoded by the coding sequence GTGAGAGTTCTAGTTACCGGTAGTCGTGGAGTAGTTGGCTCACAAGTTGTATCAGATCTAACGAGTCTTGACTATGAGGTCGTGGAGTACGATCTGGCCCAGGGTCAAGACATCCTCGATCCTAATTCACTGTTTCATTCAGCCAAAGAATGCAACGCCATTATTCACTCAGCAGCTCTGCTTGGGCTTCCTGAGCAAAGTGATACCGACATTATGGCGGTGAATCTACAGGGGACCTGGAATGTTTTGTCTGTAGCGAAAAAACTAAGCATCCCAAGAGTTGTCTTTTTGAGTAGCGTTGATGCGTTGGGGGTCTTTAAGGGTGAGCGATCGCCAGACTACTTGCCCCTTGATGACTCTCATCCCTGCTATGCAGCTACACCCTACGCAATATCCAAATATCTTGCAGAAGTGATGTGTCGTCAGTTCTCTGCATCTGCCGATGTTTCAGTTGTCTGTCTTCGACCACCCGGCGTGTGGACGGAGGAAACATATAGCTGGATTCAATCAGAACGGGCAAAACATGCTCAGTTTGAATGGCACCCTTTTTGGGAGTACGGCGCATTTATTGATGTTCGCGACTTATCGCAGGCCTGCATTTGTGCACTGACATGTGATGTTGATCGGTTCACATGTCTACTGGTTTCTTCTGCGGACATCACTACCTCAGGCAGGACAAGCCGTCAGCTTGTAGAATTCGTACTGCCAGATGTTGAATGGCGAGGCGGAATTAATTATGAAACAGCTCCTTTTCGTTCACTGCTAGACATTGAAAATGCTAAGAGTAGCCTTGGGTGGACACCAAAACACTCGTGGCAATCCTACGTCGCCAGGTGTGGTTAA